One window of the Glycocaulis alkaliphilus genome contains the following:
- a CDS encoding Re/Si-specific NAD(P)(+) transhydrogenase subunit alpha: protein MRIAVLTETYPGEARVAATPDSVKALVKAGASISIEKGAGLSASVTDGAFEAAGAKCVTRAAAIKDGQLFLTVRRPDAATLAKLPKGAVLVGLLDPHGDKDFAKACAEAGVNALAMEYTPRITRAQSMDALSSQSNLAGYRAVIEAAGLYGRAFPMMMTAAGTVAAAKAFVMGAGVAGLQAIATARRLGAIVSANDVRPAAKEQVGSLGAKFIAVEDEEFKAAETAGGYAKEMSAEYKAKQAELVAAHIAKQDIVVTTALIPGRPAPRLITKAMVETMKPGSVIIDIAAATGGNCELTKADEIVEHGGVKIAGFTNLPARLAADASQLLAKNFVNLAPLLRGEDGALSPQWEDEIIKGMTLTRDGAAVHPSLGG, encoded by the coding sequence ATGCGCATAGCCGTTCTCACCGAAACCTATCCCGGCGAAGCCCGCGTCGCGGCAACACCTGATTCGGTGAAGGCGCTGGTAAAAGCCGGTGCCAGCATTTCGATCGAGAAAGGCGCAGGACTGTCCGCCAGCGTAACCGATGGAGCCTTTGAGGCCGCTGGCGCCAAATGCGTTACCCGTGCCGCCGCCATCAAGGATGGCCAGCTTTTCCTCACCGTGCGCCGCCCCGATGCGGCAACGCTGGCCAAGCTGCCCAAGGGCGCTGTGCTGGTCGGCCTGCTCGATCCGCATGGCGACAAGGATTTTGCCAAAGCCTGCGCCGAGGCGGGCGTCAACGCGCTGGCGATGGAATACACGCCGCGCATCACCCGCGCCCAGTCCATGGACGCGCTCTCCTCACAATCCAATCTGGCTGGCTACCGCGCGGTCATTGAGGCAGCAGGGCTCTATGGCCGCGCCTTCCCGATGATGATGACGGCTGCGGGCACCGTTGCTGCGGCCAAAGCCTTCGTCATGGGCGCGGGCGTTGCCGGCCTGCAGGCGATTGCCACCGCGCGGCGTCTGGGCGCCATCGTGTCGGCCAATGATGTGCGCCCCGCCGCAAAGGAACAGGTCGGCTCGCTGGGCGCAAAATTCATCGCGGTCGAGGACGAGGAATTCAAGGCCGCAGAGACCGCTGGCGGCTATGCCAAGGAAATGAGCGCGGAGTACAAGGCCAAACAGGCCGAGCTCGTCGCAGCCCATATCGCCAAGCAGGACATCGTGGTGACGACCGCGCTGATCCCGGGCCGTCCCGCCCCGCGCCTCATCACCAAAGCCATGGTGGAGACGATGAAGCCGGGCTCGGTCATCATCGACATCGCCGCCGCTACGGGCGGAAACTGCGAGCTGACCAAGGCCGACGAGATTGTCGAGCATGGCGGAGTGAAAATCGCCGGTTTCACCAATCTGCCCGCGCGCCTGGCCGCCGACGCCTCGCAGCTTCTGGCCAAGAATTTCGTCAACCTCGCCCCGCTTCTTCGCGGAGAGGATGGCGCGCTCTCGCCTCAATGGGAGGACGAGATCATCAAGGGGATGACGCTGACGCGCGATGGCGCAGCTGTTCATCCTTCCCTCGGAGGATAG
- a CDS encoding aa3-type cytochrome c oxidase subunit IV, whose protein sequence is MASDYNRGEMDISQQHGMYVGVMKAGVSSSLILAYTVVFLTFAFATGSGWFTALGFGLAVGVIGGVIMKQGPWYWTTTAVLTVLTAIIGLAIAVFTG, encoded by the coding sequence ATGGCATCTGACTATAACCGCGGCGAAATGGATATATCCCAGCAGCACGGCATGTATGTCGGCGTGATGAAGGCAGGCGTCTCGTCCTCGCTGATACTGGCCTACACGGTCGTGTTTTTGACCTTCGCCTTTGCCACCGGCTCGGGCTGGTTCACGGCGCTCGGCTTTGGTCTGGCCGTGGGCGTCATTGGCGGCGTCATCATGAAGCAGGGGCCGTGGTACTGGACAACGACTGCGGTTCTGACCGTGCTGACGGCCATTATCGGCCTCGCGATCGCAGTATTCACAGGCTAG
- the glpK gene encoding glycerol kinase GlpK yields MLSRSRKAPAILAIDQGTTSSRAMVFDLQGQVAALAQEEFNQIYPRPGWVEHDPEVIWATVLSTARKAIKAGEAKGYEITCLGVTNQRETTLVWDRQTGEPVHNAIVWQDRRTGEACAKLEADGAAAMVAGKTGLVLDPYFSATKIGWILDSVPGARKKAEAGKLAFGTVESFLIWRLTKGKRHITDATNASRTSLYDLEAQGWDSELLRLFNIPRAILPEVVDCAGDLGVADKSVLGKAIPITGSAGDQQAAAIGQACLSPGEMKSTYGTGAFMILNTGGTRVTSQNRLLATTAWRLEGKSAFALEGSVLSAGATIQWLRDGLGLISKASEVEALAASADPDAPVYLVPAFTGLGAPHWKPEARGLITGLTRGAGRAEIARAALESTAFQTHDLLTAMRADGAQTLTLKVDGGMVANAAFLQRLADICDLEVVRPVNTETTAWGAAFLAGLGAGHFASITEAASLWKADQRFAPAADTGWRTRHLAGWADALRRTTM; encoded by the coding sequence ATGCTCAGCCGTTCGCGCAAAGCGCCCGCCATTCTGGCCATCGATCAGGGTACGACCTCCAGCCGTGCCATGGTGTTTGACCTTCAAGGCCAGGTGGCCGCGCTGGCGCAGGAAGAGTTCAACCAGATCTATCCAAGGCCCGGCTGGGTCGAACACGACCCGGAAGTGATCTGGGCGACGGTGCTCTCCACTGCGCGCAAGGCGATCAAGGCGGGTGAAGCCAAGGGCTATGAGATCACCTGCCTTGGCGTGACCAACCAGCGCGAGACGACTCTGGTCTGGGACCGCCAGACCGGCGAGCCGGTGCATAATGCGATTGTCTGGCAGGACCGGCGCACGGGCGAGGCCTGCGCGAAGCTGGAGGCCGACGGCGCGGCTGCGATGGTGGCAGGCAAGACCGGGCTGGTGCTGGACCCTTATTTTTCAGCCACCAAGATCGGCTGGATACTCGATAGCGTGCCGGGTGCCCGCAAGAAAGCTGAGGCCGGAAAGCTCGCCTTCGGTACGGTGGAGAGCTTCCTCATCTGGCGGCTGACAAAGGGCAAGCGCCATATCACCGACGCCACCAATGCCAGCCGGACCAGCCTTTATGATCTTGAGGCTCAGGGCTGGGATAGCGAGCTCTTGCGCCTGTTCAACATTCCGCGCGCCATATTGCCGGAGGTGGTCGATTGCGCGGGCGATCTGGGCGTCGCCGACAAATCGGTGCTGGGCAAGGCGATACCGATTACGGGCTCTGCAGGCGATCAGCAGGCCGCCGCCATCGGTCAGGCCTGCCTGTCGCCGGGCGAGATGAAATCGACCTATGGCACCGGCGCCTTCATGATCCTCAACACGGGCGGGACGCGCGTGACCTCGCAGAACCGCCTGCTGGCGACAACCGCCTGGCGGCTGGAGGGCAAGTCCGCCTTTGCGCTGGAGGGATCAGTTCTCTCAGCAGGCGCGACGATCCAGTGGCTGCGTGACGGGCTGGGCCTGATCTCCAAGGCGTCTGAAGTGGAGGCGCTGGCGGCCAGCGCCGACCCGGACGCGCCGGTCTATCTCGTCCCTGCCTTTACCGGGCTTGGCGCGCCGCACTGGAAGCCGGAAGCACGCGGCCTCATCACCGGACTGACGCGCGGGGCAGGCCGGGCGGAGATTGCGCGCGCGGCGCTGGAATCCACCGCCTTCCAGACGCACGACCTGCTGACCGCCATGCGCGCGGACGGGGCCCAGACGCTGACCCTGAAAGTGGATGGCGGGATGGTGGCCAACGCCGCCTTCCTGCAGCGGCTGGCGGACATTTGCGATCTGGAGGTGGTGCGTCCTGTGAACACCGAAACCACCGCCTGGGGTGCAGCGTTTCTGGCCGGCCTGGGGGCTGGTCATTTTGCCTCCATCACTGAGGCAGCCAGCCTGTGGAAGGCCGATCAGCGCTTTGCTCCGGCGGCTGATACGGGTTGGCGGACGCGCCATCTGGCGGGCTGGGCGGATGCGCTCCGGCGCACCACAATGTAA
- a CDS encoding NAD(P)(+) transhydrogenase (Re/Si-specific) subunit beta, whose product MTPNLAALFYLGSGILFILALRGLSSPETSRQGNYFGMAGMAIAITTTLLMLNIGFTGFIMIAGAIAIGGTIGAVVARRIAMTAMPQLVAGFHSLVGLCAVLVAAAALYAPTAFGIADETGNLKALSLIELGIGTAIGAITFSGSIIAFLKLQGIMSGAPLVFKGQHWLNLGLGIAAAVFIAFLVASGGDAKMAFWIVAVLALALGVLLIVPIGGADMPVVVSMLNSYSGWAAAALGFTLENTALLVTGALVGSSGAILSYIMCKGMNRSFISVLLGGFGGESVASSAADTGGRIVKQGSAEDAAFILKNAGKVIIVPGYGMAVAQAQHALKEMGDALKAEGVDVSYAIHPVAGRMPGHMNVLLAEAQVPYDEVFELEDINSSFSQADVAFVIGANDVTNPAAEDDPSSPIYGMPVLQVWKAGTVMFIKRSLGSGYAGVENPLFFRDNTLMLLGDAKKMTESIVKGMH is encoded by the coding sequence ATGACCCCCAATCTTGCCGCCCTGTTCTATCTCGGCTCGGGCATTCTCTTCATTCTGGCGCTGCGGGGCCTTTCGAGCCCGGAGACCTCGCGCCAGGGCAATTATTTCGGCATGGCGGGCATGGCGATCGCCATCACGACCACGCTCCTGATGCTCAATATCGGCTTCACCGGCTTCATCATGATCGCCGGCGCAATCGCGATTGGCGGCACGATTGGCGCGGTCGTTGCGCGCCGTATCGCCATGACAGCGATGCCCCAACTGGTGGCCGGTTTCCACTCGCTGGTCGGCCTGTGCGCGGTGCTGGTCGCGGCGGCTGCGCTCTATGCGCCGACCGCGTTCGGTATTGCTGACGAGACCGGCAATCTGAAGGCACTCTCCCTCATCGAGCTGGGTATCGGCACCGCCATCGGCGCCATCACCTTCTCCGGCTCCATCATCGCCTTCCTGAAACTGCAGGGCATCATGTCCGGCGCGCCTCTGGTGTTCAAAGGCCAGCACTGGCTGAATCTGGGCCTTGGCATCGCGGCGGCCGTTTTCATCGCTTTCCTGGTTGCTTCGGGCGGTGACGCGAAAATGGCGTTCTGGATCGTCGCGGTGCTGGCACTCGCGCTTGGCGTATTGCTGATCGTGCCGATTGGGGGCGCGGACATGCCGGTCGTCGTCTCCATGCTCAACTCATACTCGGGCTGGGCCGCTGCCGCGCTCGGCTTCACGCTGGAAAACACCGCGCTTCTGGTCACCGGCGCGCTTGTAGGCTCATCGGGCGCGATCCTCTCCTACATCATGTGCAAGGGGATGAACCGCTCCTTCATCTCGGTCCTGCTGGGCGGGTTTGGCGGCGAGAGCGTCGCCTCCTCAGCCGCCGACACCGGCGGACGCATCGTCAAGCAGGGCTCTGCCGAGGATGCCGCCTTCATCCTGAAAAACGCCGGCAAGGTCATCATCGTGCCGGGCTATGGCATGGCCGTGGCGCAGGCCCAGCATGCGCTGAAAGAAATGGGTGATGCGCTGAAAGCCGAAGGCGTGGACGTGTCCTACGCCATCCACCCGGTGGCGGGCCGCATGCCCGGCCATATGAACGTGCTGCTGGCCGAAGCCCAGGTGCCTTATGATGAGGTGTTTGAGCTGGAGGACATCAACTCCTCCTTCTCGCAGGCCGATGTGGCCTTCGTTATCGGTGCCAATGACGTGACCAATCCGGCCGCCGAGGATGACCCCTCCAGCCCGATTTACGGCATGCCTGTTCTGCAGGTGTGGAAAGCAGGCACGGTGATGTTCATCAAGCGCTCGCTGGGCTCTGGCTACGCTGGCGTGGAGAACCCGCTCTTCTTCCGCGACAACACGCTGATGCTGCTGGGCGATGCCAAGAAGATGACCGAAAGCATCGTCAAGGGCATGCATTAG
- a CDS encoding alpha/beta hydrolase translates to MTIETIPARKGLRLRSLLGRRMARKAGRSSLSPATSAEHARARMDKAGRQLPMPKGVEVARTEVGGCDALAFAPENARKGVLIYLHGGGYSRGSALSHRALVARMAKAFGLNAVSVNYRMAPEHPCPAAIEDAVAAIEAVMETEKGPVILSGDSAGGGLALSATIRLRDAGKRIPDALYLLSPWTDLSMSGESLAAKAMRDPMLNPGYLGAGGELYLGGRPGTDPEASPLFAEMNGLPPTLIQVGSDEILLSDSTRLAEKLEAAGVPVDCEIWEGMWHDFQIFSPLIPEADWAIDRARVWVELQLA, encoded by the coding sequence ATGACCATCGAGACCATTCCGGCCCGAAAAGGCCTTCGCCTGCGATCGCTTCTGGGCCGCCGCATGGCCCGCAAGGCGGGCCGCTCCAGCCTGTCACCCGCCACCAGCGCCGAGCACGCCAGAGCCCGCATGGACAAGGCGGGCCGCCAGCTTCCCATGCCCAAGGGCGTGGAAGTGGCGCGTACGGAGGTTGGCGGCTGCGATGCGCTCGCCTTTGCCCCTGAGAACGCCCGCAAGGGCGTGCTGATCTATCTGCATGGCGGCGGGTATTCGCGCGGCTCCGCGCTCAGCCACCGCGCTCTTGTCGCCCGCATGGCGAAAGCGTTTGGCCTCAATGCCGTCTCGGTCAATTACCGCATGGCACCCGAACACCCCTGCCCGGCCGCGATCGAGGATGCCGTGGCCGCCATTGAGGCCGTGATGGAAACCGAAAAGGGGCCGGTCATCCTCAGCGGCGATTCAGCCGGTGGCGGGCTGGCATTGTCAGCGACGATCCGCCTGCGCGATGCGGGCAAGCGCATTCCCGATGCGCTCTACCTCCTCTCTCCCTGGACCGACCTCTCCATGAGCGGGGAGAGCCTGGCAGCCAAGGCGATGCGCGATCCCATGCTGAACCCCGGCTATCTGGGCGCGGGCGGCGAGCTTTATCTGGGCGGACGGCCCGGCACCGACCCGGAAGCCTCGCCCCTCTTTGCGGAGATGAATGGCCTTCCGCCAACCCTCATTCAGGTCGGCTCCGACGAAATCCTCTTGAGCGATTCCACGCGACTGGCCGAAAAGCTGGAAGCCGCCGGCGTGCCGGTCGATTGCGAAATCTGGGAAGGCATGTGGCACGACTTCCAGATATTCTCCCCCCTCATCCCGGAAGCCGACTGGGCCATTGACCGGGCACGCGTCTGGGTGGAGCTGCAACTGGCTTAA
- the thrS gene encoding threonine--tRNA ligase: MSQQDFPLDTKRHTAAHLMAAAVKEIWPEARFGVGPATATGFYYDINLPNTLTPEDLATIEKRMKEMRKERITMVREELPIDSAIEYMRREGQDFKVELLELLRDKGSTAIAKETGDESVAGDGLDSVSFYKLGDFVDLCRGPHVDHSGQVGHFKLRSIAGAYWRGDAKNPQLQRIHALCFDTKEELDAEILRLEEQAKRDHRKIGKELGLFTIVEEVGAGLPLWLPAGNVIRDELEHLARQEERAAGYQRVSTPHITKGELYHKSGHLPYYAEDMYAPIMIDEQEYYLRPMNCPHHHMIYAHDQWSYRDLPVRLSEYGQVYRYEASGGLSGLMRVRGFCQNDAHIYCREDQAKDEFLAVMHMHAKYYRMFGIEDFWMRLSLPDFDNLDKYVDDTQGWMKALGILKEAMDESGYPYKEVDGEAAFYGPKVDFMAKSVVGTEYAISTNQLDFMATKRFDLEYTSEDGSKQPVYVIHRAPLGSHERFVAFLIEHYAGKFPVWLAPVQAVVIPIADRHEEYARKVQQRLFNAETKSVHSGIRAEADLAGERMQKKIRNAQNRKIPYMLVVGDAEAEAGTVALRHRDHGDLGTVSVDDVIARITREINTREDQPA; the protein is encoded by the coding sequence ATGTCACAGCAAGACTTCCCCCTTGATACGAAGCGCCACACGGCGGCCCATTTGATGGCGGCTGCCGTGAAGGAAATCTGGCCCGAGGCCCGGTTCGGTGTGGGGCCTGCGACCGCGACCGGCTTCTACTATGACATCAACCTGCCCAACACCCTGACGCCCGAAGATCTCGCCACGATCGAGAAGCGCATGAAAGAGATGCGTAAAGAACGCATTACCATGGTGCGCGAGGAGCTGCCCATCGACAGCGCCATCGAATACATGCGCCGCGAGGGGCAGGACTTTAAAGTCGAGCTTCTCGAGCTTTTGCGCGACAAGGGCTCGACGGCGATTGCCAAGGAAACGGGCGATGAGAGCGTGGCCGGTGATGGCCTGGACTCCGTCAGCTTCTACAAGCTGGGTGATTTCGTCGATCTGTGCCGTGGCCCGCATGTCGATCATTCCGGGCAGGTCGGCCATTTCAAGCTGCGCTCAATCGCCGGTGCCTATTGGCGCGGCGATGCGAAGAACCCGCAGCTGCAGCGCATCCACGCGCTGTGCTTTGACACCAAGGAAGAGCTGGACGCGGAAATCCTGCGCCTTGAGGAGCAAGCCAAGCGCGATCACCGCAAGATCGGCAAGGAGCTGGGGCTTTTCACCATCGTGGAAGAGGTGGGCGCGGGCCTGCCGCTATGGCTGCCGGCGGGTAATGTGATCCGCGACGAGCTGGAGCATCTGGCCCGTCAGGAAGAGCGCGCCGCCGGATACCAGCGCGTGTCCACGCCGCACATCACCAAGGGCGAGCTCTATCACAAGTCCGGGCATTTGCCGTACTACGCGGAAGACATGTACGCGCCGATCATGATCGACGAGCAGGAGTATTACCTGCGCCCGATGAACTGCCCGCACCACCACATGATCTACGCCCATGACCAGTGGAGCTATCGCGATCTGCCGGTGCGCCTGTCGGAATACGGACAGGTCTATCGCTACGAGGCCTCGGGCGGGCTGTCCGGCCTGATGCGCGTGCGCGGCTTCTGCCAGAACGATGCGCATATCTATTGCCGCGAGGATCAGGCCAAGGACGAATTCCTAGCCGTGATGCATATGCACGCGAAATACTATCGCATGTTCGGCATCGAGGATTTCTGGATGCGGCTTTCCCTGCCAGACTTCGATAATCTCGACAAATATGTCGACGACACGCAAGGCTGGATGAAGGCGCTGGGCATCCTCAAAGAGGCGATGGACGAGTCCGGTTATCCCTACAAGGAAGTCGATGGCGAAGCCGCCTTCTACGGCCCGAAAGTCGACTTCATGGCGAAGTCTGTGGTCGGGACGGAATACGCCATCTCCACCAACCAGCTCGACTTCATGGCCACCAAGCGCTTCGATCTGGAATACACGTCAGAAGACGGCTCCAAGCAGCCGGTGTATGTGATCCACCGCGCGCCGCTGGGTTCACATGAGCGCTTCGTCGCCTTCCTGATCGAGCACTATGCCGGCAAGTTCCCGGTCTGGCTGGCGCCCGTTCAGGCCGTGGTGATCCCGATTGCCGACCGGCATGAGGAGTACGCCAGAAAGGTGCAGCAGCGCCTGTTCAACGCGGAAACCAAATCCGTGCATTCCGGCATTCGCGCCGAGGCGGATCTGGCTGGCGAGCGCATGCAGAAGAAAATCCGCAACGCGCAGAACCGCAAGATTCCCTACATGCTGGTGGTCGGTGATGCTGAAGCCGAGGCCGGTACGGTGGCACTGCGCCACCGCGATCATGGCGATCTTGGAACGGTGAGCGTCGATGATGTGATTGCCCGCATCACCAGAGAGATCAACACGCGTGAGGACCAGCCTGCCTGA
- a CDS encoding NAD(P) transhydrogenase subunit alpha has protein sequence MEAIDPNIYRLAIFVLAIFVGYYVVWSVTPALHTPLMSVTNAISSVIIVGALLAAGAAAIGPDSRFAQGTGLLAVVLASINIFGGFLVTQRMLAMYKKKERPAAARKESGE, from the coding sequence ATGGAAGCCATTGATCCGAACATCTACCGGCTGGCGATTTTCGTGCTCGCCATCTTCGTGGGCTATTACGTGGTGTGGTCGGTGACACCGGCCCTGCACACGCCGCTGATGAGCGTGACCAACGCCATCTCCTCGGTGATCATTGTCGGCGCGCTGCTGGCCGCCGGAGCCGCCGCCATCGGGCCGGACAGCCGGTTTGCGCAAGGCACGGGCCTGCTCGCCGTCGTGCTCGCCTCGATCAATATTTTCGGCGGCTTCCTCGTCACACAGCGCATGCTGGCCATGTACAAGAAGAAAGAGCGGCCTGCGGCAGCGCGCAAGGAGTCCGGTGAATGA
- a CDS encoding alpha/beta fold hydrolase produces MSGFGLEFVESATGARLALRVMEAKAPAKAIVIIHHGLAEHGGRYERFARYLSGRGFHVSAHDHRGHGQTTAPDAPPRVYALKDGWSRLMGDARFVREHMQQRFPGLPVIVFGHSMGGVIAMNQAMDEHAHLAGVAVWNSNLALGSLAGLMRAVLWLEGFVRKQTEPSLWLNALTFEAWGKRVRKARTDCDWLTRIPEEVDAYIADPLCGWPASRLLWRDFVNGFERGEDGARLENMARDLPIHLAGGGADPATNNGKAVKILAGRLYNNRFTRVTMRHDPKARHETLNDIGYEQAMSDFADWAERIITEGRETP; encoded by the coding sequence ATGAGCGGGTTTGGCCTGGAGTTCGTGGAGAGTGCGACCGGCGCGCGTCTGGCGCTGCGAGTGATGGAAGCCAAGGCTCCCGCCAAGGCCATTGTGATCATCCACCACGGCCTTGCCGAGCATGGCGGGCGCTATGAGCGCTTTGCCCGCTATCTCTCAGGCCGCGGCTTTCACGTCAGCGCGCACGATCATCGCGGTCACGGCCAGACAACCGCCCCGGATGCGCCGCCGCGCGTCTACGCGCTCAAAGACGGCTGGAGCAGGCTGATGGGCGATGCCCGCTTCGTGCGCGAACATATGCAGCAACGTTTTCCCGGCCTGCCGGTGATCGTGTTCGGCCACTCCATGGGCGGGGTGATTGCCATGAACCAGGCCATGGACGAGCACGCCCATCTCGCTGGCGTCGCGGTATGGAATTCCAATCTGGCGCTCGGCAGCCTTGCCGGGCTGATGCGCGCCGTGCTCTGGCTGGAAGGCTTTGTGCGTAAGCAGACCGAGCCCAGCCTGTGGCTGAACGCGCTGACCTTCGAGGCCTGGGGCAAGCGGGTCAGGAAAGCGCGCACCGATTGCGACTGGCTTACCCGTATCCCCGAAGAGGTCGACGCCTATATCGCCGATCCGTTGTGCGGCTGGCCCGCCTCACGCTTGCTGTGGCGCGATTTCGTCAATGGATTTGAACGCGGTGAGGATGGCGCGCGGCTGGAGAACATGGCCCGCGACCTGCCGATCCATCTGGCGGGCGGCGGCGCAGACCCGGCGACCAATAATGGCAAGGCGGTGAAGATTCTCGCCGGACGGCTCTACAATAACCGCTTCACCCGCGTGACGATGCGCCACGATCCCAAGGCGCGCCACGAAACCCTGAACGATATAGGCTATGAGCAGGCCATGAGCGATTTTGCCGACTGGGCGGAACGCATCATCACCGAAGGACGCGAAACGCCATGA
- a CDS encoding alpha/beta fold hydrolase, whose product MTDRERPPSPLAAFNGEMLTGPKWFVRAQEAACETGEAERLGTRLSWKAWGERGAPGLILVHGGTAHKGWWDAIGPFLASEGYRVVATDLAGMGDSGWRDVYSMNDHAADVLAAAEHGGAFEAGKPVLAGHSFGGFVTLSAAISIGERLRAGIILDSPIRPQTEQRGDPPPRRGGRVYDDTTTALARFRLLPDQPCEHLWLLDHIARGSLKEAEGGVTWKFDPDLWAKLTWERRDPETAAANLKCPLAFVRGAQSRLMQAETWDYMRSAFTQSPFISVPDAKHHLILDQPLAVASVLQALCEGWAKQA is encoded by the coding sequence ATGACTGATCGCGAACGCCCGCCTTCCCCGCTTGCTGCATTCAACGGTGAAATGCTCACCGGCCCGAAATGGTTTGTGCGGGCGCAGGAAGCGGCGTGCGAAACCGGGGAAGCCGAACGGCTGGGCACCAGGCTGAGCTGGAAGGCATGGGGGGAGCGCGGCGCGCCGGGCCTGATCCTCGTCCACGGCGGAACAGCCCACAAGGGCTGGTGGGATGCTATCGGACCTTTCCTTGCCAGCGAAGGCTACCGCGTTGTCGCGACGGATCTGGCTGGCATGGGCGATAGCGGCTGGCGCGATGTCTATTCCATGAATGACCACGCGGCCGATGTATTGGCTGCCGCCGAGCATGGCGGCGCCTTTGAAGCCGGCAAGCCCGTGCTTGCCGGTCATTCCTTTGGCGGTTTTGTCACACTGAGTGCAGCTATCTCCATTGGCGAGCGTCTGCGGGCCGGGATCATTCTCGACAGTCCGATACGCCCGCAGACCGAGCAACGCGGTGATCCGCCGCCGCGCCGGGGCGGGCGTGTCTATGACGATACCACAACAGCGCTGGCGCGCTTCCGCCTGCTGCCCGACCAGCCCTGCGAGCACCTATGGCTGCTGGACCATATCGCGCGCGGCTCACTGAAAGAGGCTGAAGGCGGGGTGACATGGAAGTTTGACCCTGACCTCTGGGCCAAGCTGACCTGGGAACGGCGTGACCCGGAGACGGCGGCGGCAAACCTGAAATGCCCGCTGGCCTTCGTGCGCGGCGCGCAGTCACGCCTCATGCAGGCAGAGACCTGGGACTATATGCGCAGCGCGTTCACCCAATCGCCCTTCATCAGCGTGCCGGACGCCAAGCACCACCTCATCCTTGATCAGCCGCTCGCGGTTGCCAGCGTGTTGCAGGCCTTGTGTGAAGGCTGGGCGAAACAGGCATGA